The Bacillota bacterium genomic sequence CGGAATGAATGCATTCGGCGTTGCCCCTCTTGTAACATTACCTATTATATTGCTTCTGCTTATATTGATCTTCTCATATTCGCAGATCATTGACCACTATCCTAGTGGCGGGGGTGCGTACAATGTATCTAAAGAGAATCTAGGGAAATATCCATCTCTTCTTGCCGCATCGTCTCTTGTCGTGGATTATATTATGACTGTTGCAGTAAGCATATCATCCGCAACAGCGGCAATTACATCAGCATTTCCAAGTTTACTTAAACACACTGTACCTATTGCTTTATTTTTTCTAGCTTTAATAACGCTTGGAAACCTTCGCGGCATTCGTGAATCATCAAAGATATTTGGAATGCCAACATATATCTTTATTTTTTCAATGGCAATAATGATCGTAACTGGATTAATCGGGCTTGCAACTGGTGCGCTTCATCCGATTATTTACCCCGAATCTGTTACGAAAAGCCTTACTAACTCGATGACCGGGTTATCTCTAGTCTTATTGCTGCATGCATTTGCCTCAGGATGTACAGCTTTAACAGGTGTTGAAGCTGTGTCCAATGCTATACCTAATTTTAAGGAACCGTCACAAAAAAATGCAAAAAATATATTATACATGCTGGGCGGCGTCATCATCTTCATTTTTGGCGGTACAACAATACTAGAAGTTCAGCTTCACGTAGTTCATGTAGAAGGAGTAACAGTAGTTTCCCAAATTGCGCAAGCCGTTTTCGGTGACAGTGCTTTCTACTTTATGTATTACATAATTCAAATATTTACAGCTCTCATACTTATTCTTGCCGCCAATACTGCCTATAACGGGCTGCCGCTTTTACTTTATATTCTTGCCCGCGACAATTACGTACCGAGGCAATTTGCGCACAGAGGAACTAAGCTTAGCTTTTCCAACGGTATAATGTTTATTTTCATTATTGCATCGCTTTTAATGATACAGTTCAGGGCTGATACTCATCGTTTGATTCCACTGTATACAATCGGGGTATTTATATCTTTTACACTCAGTCAGTATGGAATGGTGAAACGTTGGCTGCGTACAAAAGAGAATGGCTGGCAGCATAAAATGTGGATAAATGCTTTTGGTGCCTTGATGACATTTATAGGCACATGTGTGGTTGTTTCCATTAAATTCAAAGCAGGGGCATGGATGGTGATAATAGCCATACCGATTATCATGGCAATGATGATATACGTAAACAATCACTATTCACAAATAGCAAAAGAACTTGAGCTAAAAGACTTCAATCCTTATTATAAAAATACTGGCAAAAAAACAAGCCAGTGCATAGTGCTTGTTCAAACAATAAACAAATCGCTTCTAAAATCTTTGAATTATGCAAATACCATTTCTGATAACATTACAGCATTACACGTATGCCGCCATCCAGAACACGCAGAAGAGCTTCGTAAACAGTGGGACAGCCTTAATATTCCTGTTAAGCTTGAAATTGTACTCACTCAGTATCAGGATATAATCAAACCTTTTAATGAGTATATCAAAAATCGCGAAGCAAATTTAGGACACGGTGAAAACTTATCAGTAATTATTATTAAATTCGTAACTGATCACTGGTATGACTCTATTATGCACAACCAGACAACATACTTCCTTGAAAAGATCTTATCAAAACACAAAAATGTATCATCAATAATTATGCCATTCCATTATAATCCCGGTAAAATGAAAAGTATGTCTTAGTTATATATGAATAACCCTAAAAACCAATAAAAAAATAACAAACCGTTTGGATCACCAAACGGTTTGTTATTTTTCTATTGCCTTATAAGTAATTCCCATCAGAAACGTCAAAAGCCCCGCCGCCGTAGGCGACACAACCCACGCTGTTAGAATATTTTTAAAAACTTTGAAGTTAACGTTTTTTGCCCCCTTTACAAGTCCCGCTCCGACCATAGCTCCGACCGTAGCATTTGCAGTCGGCACAGGAAGTCCGAAAAAGTGGTTACAGGTAAATATCGCTGCGGCGGATGAGAGCACAACCATAAGACCTGATAAGTCTGTCAATCTCGTTACGCTTGACCCAATTGCCGTCATTACCTTTTTACTATACGTTAAAACACCTAAAGCTATTGCCCCGCTCCCTATCGCCGCGGCGGCAAGTGAGCTTGGAAGCAGATTATTTGGTCCAACAAATAAGCCTGTGACATTCGCGACGTTATTCGCACCCATCGTATATGAGGCAAATATCCCCGCCGCCAGATACCCGATTTTAATTACTGCATCATAAACAAATAGCTTATGAAGCTGTCTTTCAAATAAGTGAGTAACTACATAGGTAAGTAAAAAACAAAAAGCTGCTGCAATAACCGGGCTTACAACCCATGCTAAAAGAAATTCCCCAGTTTTCATCATATCAACACTTCTGCACGAAATGCCCCAGCCAAAAATTGAGCCTACAATACACTGATTTGCCGATATAGGTATCTTTAGATATGACATTGCAGTTACTGTCAGGCCCGCTGCAAGCAAAACAAGAAACGCCTTAATTCCCGCGTTAACGCCGTTTGCATTTGCAAATCCGCTTACTTTTGTTATATTACGATACCCAGAGGTGCAGGCCCCAACAATTACAAAAACTGAAATTAGAATGACAGCGGTTTTATATCTTATTACTCGGGTTGAAACTGCTGCCCCAAAAACGCTTCCCGCGTCATTAGTGCCAAGTGACCAGCCCAAAAACAGGCCGGACAAAAGAAGAAAATATTGTAGGTATTGATGCATTATTAGTATCCTTTCAAAAAATATACGAAGGCGTAAATCCTTTTAGGATAACGCCTTCGCGTTAGATTTAAAGCTATAAAAAACATAAACCGTTTGGATAACCAAACGGTTTGTCATTTGACTATTGCCTTATAGGTTATACCCATCAAGAAAGTCAATAGCCCCGCCGCCGTAGGCGACACCAGCCAAGCCGTCAAAATATTTTTTACACCTTTAAAGTTAACGTGCTTCACGCCCTTTACTAACCCAGCTCCGATCATTGCACCTATTGTCGCATGAGCGGTAGGAACCGGAACGCCCATTAGCCTATTTGATGTAAATATTGCAAGTGCTGAGGATAAGACGACCAAAAGTCCTGTAAGTTCAGTAAGTTCTGTGACACTCGTTCCGATTGATGTCATTACCCTTCTGCTGAAGGTCAACGCACCAATTGCAATTGCTATACTTCCGAGTGCCGCGGCAACAAGTTTGCTTGGAAGAAGATTATCAGGTCCCACAAACATTCCTGTAGGATTTGCAACATTGTTTGCACCCAATGTGTATGATGCAAAAATACCTACGGCCCAGTAACCAACTTTGATTGCGGTATCATATATAATGAATTTATGTAATCTTTTTTCAAGATATCTTGTAACTATAAATGTCAGTACAAAGCATATTGCAATAGCAATAAACGGGTTTATTGCCCAGGCTATTAAAAAGTCGCTGGTTTTTTTCATATCAACGCTGCCGCATGAAGCACCCCAGCCAACAATAGCACCGGTAACGCACTGGTTTGTCGAAACCGGAATCTTCAAAAATGACATTGTAGTTACCGTTATACCAGCCGCAAGAAGCACAAGGAATGATTTTATCCCTAAATTGACGCCGTTTGTATTCGCAAAACTGCTGACTTTAGTAATATTTCGGTAGCCGGAGGTGCAGGCACCAATGATAACAAATACCGCAACAATGATCGTTGCTGTTCTGTATTTTATAACCCTTGTTCCGACTGCAGCTCCTAAAGCATTTCCAGCATCGTTTGTTCCAAGAGACCAGCCTAAGAAAAGGCCAGACAAAAGAAGAAAATATTGTAGATAGTGTTGCATTGTTATACTCACTCTCTCGTTTTTCCTACGGAATATATAAGCCCCACGAAAACATTGGTTTTAGTGGGGGCAAAAGTGTTTCCGTATAAAATTAGATATTTATATTTTTATACCTTCCTGAATACAACTATTACCTGTATTTCATCTGAGATGTCTTCAATGATATCTGATATGTCTGCAATTCTCGATATGAACTCTTTAAGATGATTTTTTAACGCAAGCTGTCTGTCTGATTTAAAAATAGTTTTTATTGCGCGAATCTCAAATTCGTCGACATTACTTTCAAGCTTTTTTATTTCATGTAATACGTCACTGTCTCCGACAAGAGAATCATCATCATCAAATAATGTATTTAATGCTGTTGTAAGTTTATCAAGCTGTTCTTTAGTGATACTTAAAATTTCAGAAATAGAAGGCTTGATTTCATCCGGAAATTCAACTTTCTCATAAATCAAGTGCCATGCAATTCCCTGACACTTATTAGCTACCTTATCGACAGCCTCAACAATTTGCAAAACTTCACGCCTGGTTTGTGACAGCATAGCACCGTCCAAAAAGCTGTCAACGATTCCGCGCCTGGCTGCATCCGCTTCTCTTTCAAGCATATCAACGCTGTTGCACAATTCCATGGTTTTCTCGCTGGCGCCGCTTGAAAAAAAGCTTTCAGTAAACGAAACAAAACTGTTAAAGCATCCGAGTACAAGGTTGTAATGCCGGTCAATCAAATCTATAACCTTTTTGCCTTTTTTAAACATAAAAACCTCCTTTGCTTTTACACTTATACGGTTCAATCCGCCATTTTATTCCAATAATTCAAGCTGAATAATATTAAACGCGTCTAAATACCACCATTACCTGAATCTCGTCGGAAATGTCCTCAACAAGATCTGAAATGT encodes the following:
- a CDS encoding APC family permease, with the translated sequence MINVKDILLGKPLKNSDIKHEKLSKLWGLPIMASDAVSSVAYAGEEILLVLVPAIGMNAFGVAPLVTLPIILLLLILIFSYSQIIDHYPSGGGAYNVSKENLGKYPSLLAASSLVVDYIMTVAVSISSATAAITSAFPSLLKHTVPIALFFLALITLGNLRGIRESSKIFGMPTYIFIFSMAIMIVTGLIGLATGALHPIIYPESVTKSLTNSMTGLSLVLLLHAFASGCTALTGVEAVSNAIPNFKEPSQKNAKNILYMLGGVIIFIFGGTTILEVQLHVVHVEGVTVVSQIAQAVFGDSAFYFMYYIIQIFTALILILAANTAYNGLPLLLYILARDNYVPRQFAHRGTKLSFSNGIMFIFIIASLLMIQFRADTHRLIPLYTIGVFISFTLSQYGMVKRWLRTKENGWQHKMWINAFGALMTFIGTCVVVSIKFKAGAWMVIIAIPIIMAMMIYVNNHYSQIAKELELKDFNPYYKNTGKKTSQCIVLVQTINKSLLKSLNYANTISDNITALHVCRHPEHAEELRKQWDSLNIPVKLEIVLTQYQDIIKPFNEYIKNREANLGHGENLSVIIIKFVTDHWYDSIMHNQTTYFLEKILSKHKNVSSIIMPFHYNPGKMKSMS
- a CDS encoding inorganic phosphate transporter; this translates as MHQYLQYFLLLSGLFLGWSLGTNDAGSVFGAAVSTRVIRYKTAVILISVFVIVGACTSGYRNITKVSGFANANGVNAGIKAFLVLLAAGLTVTAMSYLKIPISANQCIVGSIFGWGISCRSVDMMKTGEFLLAWVVSPVIAAAFCFLLTYVVTHLFERQLHKLFVYDAVIKIGYLAAGIFASYTMGANNVANVTGLFVGPNNLLPSSLAAAAIGSGAIALGVLTYSKKVMTAIGSSVTRLTDLSGLMVVLSSAAAIFTCNHFFGLPVPTANATVGAMVGAGLVKGAKNVNFKVFKNILTAWVVSPTAAGLLTFLMGITYKAIEK
- a CDS encoding inorganic phosphate transporter: MQHYLQYFLLLSGLFLGWSLGTNDAGNALGAAVGTRVIKYRTATIIVAVFVIIGACTSGYRNITKVSSFANTNGVNLGIKSFLVLLAAGITVTTMSFLKIPVSTNQCVTGAIVGWGASCGSVDMKKTSDFLIAWAINPFIAIAICFVLTFIVTRYLEKRLHKFIIYDTAIKVGYWAVGIFASYTLGANNVANPTGMFVGPDNLLPSKLVAAALGSIAIAIGALTFSRRVMTSIGTSVTELTELTGLLVVLSSALAIFTSNRLMGVPVPTAHATIGAMIGAGLVKGVKHVNFKGVKNILTAWLVSPTAAGLLTFLMGITYKAIVK
- a CDS encoding TIGR00153 family protein gives rise to the protein MNRISVKAKEVFMFKKGKKVIDLIDRHYNLVLGCFNSFVSFTESFFSSGASEKTMELCNSVDMLEREADAARRGIVDSFLDGAMLSQTRREVLQIVEAVDKVANKCQGIAWHLIYEKVEFPDEIKPSISEILSITKEQLDKLTTALNTLFDDDDSLVGDSDVLHEIKKLESNVDEFEIRAIKTIFKSDRQLALKNHLKEFISRIADISDIIEDISDEIQVIVVFRKV